A window from Myxocyprinus asiaticus isolate MX2 ecotype Aquarium Trade chromosome 37, UBuf_Myxa_2, whole genome shotgun sequence encodes these proteins:
- the LOC127428211 gene encoding leiomodin-1-like, with product MSRRKVRGLTKTGRQVSEDPDLDNLLSNLSPEEMEELQKEVSVVPDPDPSEIVTVDQTDLKPTAPVKKDSHLGSQADDFRSCFQRNLSTEGEPKKESRKQEYLRKMGLSQEKNISWSDSRDGGLQRQSSITTSSSCPKSDSRMEDRNRTLTEGSKDGKVGPSPFSKKDEESERKGEVQEKEQNDWSKLKDRKEARKSSSSSKTKELISKLQDKKEDSKEKNRKEDSRKSQSGESRTKEMISRIWEKEEKDRERKEEIRKREENKTKSYTSRLEEKQNQAVENKTEDNKLKEEKEDEDVKQVIKSNERGKEGTEQEKAQRSGENMKMKGGGDVQEHNEVANEVHESIEEKIGNCISDSVSKSKSEEEEESASMFDEELERVCRNDPEMTELNLNNSEVIKTKTLVQFAEALKNNTYIKTFSLANCRADDHVAYAIAETLRSNKSITSINMDSNLLTSKGIMALIYALQHNSTLTELRFHNQRHICGGKSEMEMTKVLKENTTLLKLGYHFELAGPRMTMTNILSRNMDRQRQKRLQEQKQAQAQGTGDKKYSLEVPKTGFGKGSPRASPKPSPQPSPAPSPKLTHKKWGSGTGGGPPPPPPPGGPPPPPPPMLDGEFLKNSLTPISKRKLEDRTGGRGGMQNSRDQLLASIRGSNIKQLKKVAVPKLLQ from the exons ATGTCCAGAAGGAAGGTGAGGGGGCTCACTAAAACCGGGCGCCAGGTGAGTGAAGACCCGGACCTTGACAATTTACTGTCGAACCTGTCGCCCGAAGAAATGGAGGAGTTGCAGAAAGAGGTTTCGGTCGTTCCAGACCCAGATCCGAGTGAAATAGTCACTGTAGACCAAACAGATTTAAAACCAACCGCACCTGTTAAAAAGGATTCTCATTTGGGCAGCCAGGCTGATGATTTCAGAAGCTGCTTTCAGAGAAACCTGTCCACCGAG GGAGAGCCCAAGAAGGAGAGTCGGAAACAAGAGTACCTGCGTAAAATGGGCCTAAGCCAAGAGAAAAATATCTCCTGGTCTGACAGCAGAGATGGAGGACTTCAGAGACAAAGCAGCATTACCACCTCCTCTTCCTGCCCGAAAAGTGACAGCAGAATGGAAGACAGGAACCGCACGCTCACAGAGGGATCTAAAGATGGCAAAGTCGGCCCATCTCCCTTTTCAAAAAAGGACGAGGAGAGTGAGAGGAAAGGAGAGGTGCAGGAAAAAGAACAAAATGATTGGAGTAAACTCAAGGATAGAAAAGAGGCAAGGAaaagtagcagcagcagcaaaaCCAAAGAATTAATATCCAAGCTTCAAGATAAAAAGGAGGATAGTaaagagaaaaacagaaaagaaGACAGTCGGAAAAGTCAGTCTGGAGAAAGCAGAACAAAGGAGATGATCTCTAGGATATGGGAGAAAGAGGAGAAGGACAGGGAGAGAAAGGAAGAGATTAGGAAGAGAGAGGAGAACAAGACAAAAAGCTATACTTCCAGGTTAGAGGAAAAGCAAAATCAGGCTGTAGAAAACAAGACAGAGGACAATAAGTTGAAAGAAGAGAAGGAGGATGAGGATGTAAAACAAGTAATAAAGTCAAATgaaagggggaaagagggcacaGAGCAGGAAAAGGCACAAAGGAGTGGAGAAAACATGAAGATGAAGGGAGGAGGGGATGTTCAGGAACACAATGAGGTCGCAAATGAGGTTCATGAATCCATCGAGGAGAAGATTGGAAACTGCATATCAGACAGCGTTTCAAAAAGTAAGAGCGAAGAGGAGGAAGAGTCAGCAAGCATGTTCGATGAAGAATTGGAGAGAGTTTGCCGCAATGATCCGGAGATGACTGAACTTAATTTAAACAACTCTGAGGTCATAAAAACCAAAACGCTAGTTCAGTTTGCTGAGGCCTTGAAAAATAACACATACATCAAAACGTTTTCTTTGGCTAACTGCCGTGCCGATGACCATGTGGCTTATGCCATTGCCGAGACCTTACGCAGTAACAAAAGCATCACAAGCATCAATATGGACTCCAATCTTCTTACTAGCAAAGGCATCATGGCTCTAATCTACGCCCTCCAGCACAACTCCACTCTTACTGAGCTACGCTTCCACAACCAGCGGCACATCTGTGGAGGTAAGTCTGAGATGGAGATGACCAAAGTTTTGAAAGAGAACACTACTCTTCTGAAACTAGGCTACCATTTTGAGCTAGCTGGCCCTCGTATGACCATGACCAATATTCTCAGTCGCAACATGGACCGCCAACGGCAAAAGCGGCTGCAGGAACAGAAGCAGGCTCAAGCCCAAGGCACTGGAGACAAGAAATATTCATTAGAAGTTCCAAAAACTGGCTTTGGTAAAGGCTCTCCCAGAGCCTCTCCCAAGCCATCTCCTCAACCATCACCTGCCCCATCCCCTAAGTTGACACATAAGAAATGGGGCAGTGGAACTGGTGGTGGACCAcctcccccaccaccaccaggaGGTCCCCCACCACCTCCACCTCCAATGCTAGATGGAGAATTCTTGAAGAACTCACTGACACCTATATCAAAGAGGAAGCTTGAAGATAGGactggaggaagaggaggaatgCAAAACTCAAGGGATCAACTTCTAGCATCCATTCGGGGCAGCAATATCAAACAGCTCAAAAAG gttGCAGTACCTAAGCTTTTGCAATAA